In the Oncorhynchus keta strain PuntledgeMale-10-30-2019 unplaced genomic scaffold, Oket_V2 Un_scaffold_3531_pilon_pilon, whole genome shotgun sequence genome, cagaggattttcccaaggttgctgttgtcGCATATCCCtctgtagttattggggtcaaatttgtctccacttttgtggattgtggtgatcagtccttggttccaaatattggggaagatgccagagctaaggatgatgttaaagagttttagtattgtcaattggaatttgttgtctgtatatttgatcatttcattgaggataccatcaacaccacaggcctttttgtattggagggtttttattttgtcctgtagttcattcaaggtcATTGGAgattccatagggttctggtagtctttaatagttatgtatatgtttttgctgtttgttctttgttatagagccaaaaagattggcaaagtggtttacccatacatctccattttggatagataattcttcgtgttgttgtttgtttagtgttttccaattttcccagaagtggttagtctatagatcttcaattacattgagctgatttctgacatgcttcttttctgacgtgctgttccttctttttccgtagtgtatttctgttttagtgattcaccatagtgaaggcgtagactctggcctctctctgtctctctgtctctctatgtctctctctgcctctctctctctgtctctctgtctctctgtctctctgtctctctgtctctctctgtctctctctgtctctctctgtctctctgtctctctacgtctctctctgtctctctctgtctctctgtctctctacgtctctctctgtctctctctgtctctctgtctctctacgtctctctctgtctctctctgtctctctctgcctctctacgtctctctacatctctgtacgcctctctctgtctctctctgtctctctgtctctctacgtctctctctgtctctctctgcctctctacatctctctacatctctgtacgcctctctctgtctctctctgtctctctacgtctctctctgtctctctctgtctctctctgtctctctctgtctctctctctctctgtctctctacgtctctctctgtctctctgtctctctacgtctctctctgtctctctctgtctctctctgcctctctacgtctctctacatctctgtatgcctctctctgtctctctctgtctctctctgcctctctacgtctctctctgtctctctctgtctctctctgcctctctacatctctctacatctctgtacgcctctctctgtctctctctgtctctctctgcctctctacgtctctctacatctctgtacgcctctctctgtctctctctgtctctctctgcctctctacgtctctctctgtctctctctgtctctctctgcctctctacgtctctctacatctctgtacgcctctctctgtctctctctgtctctctctgcctctctctctccatgtctctgtctctcttactctgtctgtctctatctctctctgtttctctctgtctctctctgtctctttctgtctctctctgtctctctctgtctctctctgtctctctgtctctctctgtctctctgtctctttgtctctctgtctctgtctttctctctctgtctctctctgcctctctacgtctctttctgtctctctgtctctctgtctctctgtctctctctgtctctctgtctctctctgtctctctgtctctttgtctctctgtctctgtctttctctctctgtctctctctgtctctctctgtctctctgtctctttgtctctctgtctctgtctttctctctctgtctctctctgcctctctacgtctctttctgtctctctgtctctctgtctctctgtctctctgtctctctctgtctctctgtctttctctctctgtctccccctccccctcccccaggctGAATTCCTACTCAGGAAAACTAGAAAGAAGTCAAGAAGAAAAAAAGCCTCTTTAATCATAATGGTTGATATGTGGTGTGTAATTTGGTGCTGGGTGGGATGAAAATAAAACCCATTCACAGCTGTACTTTGCCCACGcctcacgtgtgtgtgtttgtgtgtttgtgtgtatgcgtgtgtgtgggtgtatcgGTGATTGTGTGTGaatatgcgcgtgtgtgtgtttgtgtgtgtttgtatgcatgtgtgtgtgtgtattggtgcGTGCGTGCGAGTGTTAGCTTGCTATACACATGCTATATGTTAGCTTGCTGGCATTTCTCTGAGGAGAAGTCTGTTTCTAGTCTGTTTCTAGTTTTCCTCTCCATTACAAGCCTGATATCAGCTTCTGTTCTTCATACATGTGACACATATGTGATTTGCTTTTGGTCATTTATATACTtatttatgtatgtatttattcatgtatttatgtattcatttatttattcttTAATTcattcatctatctatctatttatcagtggtggaaaaagtaccgaattgtcatacttgagttaaagtaaagataccttaatagaaaattactcaagtaaaagtgaaagtcatccagtaaaatacttcttgagtaaaagtctaaaagtatttggtttaaaatgtaCTTAGgtttcaaaagtaaatgtaattgctaaaatatatttaagtaccaaaagtaaaagtacaaaccatttcaaattccttatattaagcaaagcagactgtaccattttcttgtttttaaaatgtatggatagccagggcacactccaacactcagacattatttacaaaagatgcCTTTGtttttagtgagtctgccagaccttagggagtagggatgaccacgtgttctcttgataagtgtgtgaatttcacaattttcctgtcttgctaagcattcaaaatataacgAGTCTTttgggttgtcagggaaaatgtatggagtaaaaagagTTTTCCATGTGAACTGGCCAGGAGAAACTCCTGACCCAACTCTAAGGCCCTCACCATCCCCCTCAGTCTACCAGTCAGTCATGATCCTTCTCAGTCTACCTGTAGTCATTATCCCCCTCAGTCTACCTGTAGTCATTATCCCCCTCAGTCTACCAGTCAGTCATTATCCTCATCGGTCTACCAGTCAGTCATTATCTCCCACAGTCTACATGTCAGCCATTATCCCCATCAGTCTATGAGTCAGTCATTATCCCCCTCAGTCTACCAGTCAGTCATTATCTCCCACAGTCTACCTGTCAGTCATTATCTCCCACAGTCTACCTGTCAGTCATTATCCCCATCAGTCTATGAGTCAGTCATTATCCCCCTCAGTCTACCAGTCAGTCATTATCCCCATCAGTCTACCAGTCAGTCATTATCCCCATCAGTCTACCAGTCAGTCATTATCCCCCTCAGTCTACCAGTCAGTCATTATCCCCCTCAATCTACCAGTCAGTCATTATCCCCCTCAGTCTACAAGTCAGTCATTATCCCCCTCAGTCTACCAGTCAGTCATTATCCTCCTCGGTCTACCAGTCAGTCATTATCTCCCACAGTCTACCTGTCAGTCATTAtccccctcagtctctccagtcAGTCATTATCCCCCTCAGTCTACCAGTCAGTCACTTTCCCCCTCCGTCTACCAGTCAGTCAGACCACTGTAGTTTTACTGTACAGGAAcggctgacatcatgtcagtgattctcttgttaacacaggtgtgtgttgacgaggaaaaggatggagatcactctgtcatgctgattgagttcaaataacagaccagaagcttcaaaaggacggtggtgcttggaatcattgttcctactctgtcaaccatggttacttgcaaggaaacacgtgccgtcatcattgctttgcacataaacggcttcacaggcaaggatattgctgccagtaagattgcacctaaataaaCCATTTAttagatcatcaagaacttcaacgAGAATGGTTCAACTGTTGTGAAGACGGCTTCAGGGctcccaagaaagtccagcaagcgccaggactgtctcctaaagttgattcagctgcaggatcggggcaccaccagtacagagcttgcgcAGGGATGGCAGCAGGGaagtgtgagtgcatctgcacgcacagtgaggtgaagacttttggaggatggcctggtgtcaagaagggcggcaaagaagccacttctctccaggaaaaacctcagggacagactgatattctgcaaagggtacagggattggactgctgaggactggggtaaagtcattttctctgatgaaacctctttccgattgtttggggcatctggaaaaaagcttgtccggagaagacaaggtgagcgctaccatcagtcctgtgtcatgccaacagttaagcatcctgagaccatccatgtgtggggttgcttctcagccaagggagtgggctcactcacaattttgcctaagaacacagccatgaataaagaatggtaccaaaacatcctccgagagcaacttctcccaaccatccagaaacagttttgtgatgaacaatgccttttccagcaagATGGAGCACCCTGCcgtaaggcaaaagtgataactaaatggctaggggaacaaaacatcaatattttgggtccatggccaggaaactgcccagaccttaatcccattgagaacttgtggttaatcctcaagaggcgggtggacaaacaaaaacccacattctgacaaactccaagcattgattatgcaagaatgggctgccaacagtcaggatgtggcccagaagttaattgacagcatgccagggtggattgcagaggtcttgaaaaacactgcaaatattgactctttgtatcaacttcatgtaattgtcaataaaagcctttgacacttatgaaatgcttgtaattatacttcagtattccatagtaacatctaacaaaaatatctaaagacactgaagcagcaaactttgtgaaaattaatatttgtgtcattctcaaaacttttgactaCGACTGTAGTATGAAGGAGTGGAATGATTATCTAAAATAAGTGTTGTTTGACAAAAGAGAAAGTAGCCAGAGAAGTTGTTTTTTTTACGTTAGAGAATGTAAGAGGTAAATGACGCAAAGCTATCCAGACTATTGTACTGCGtatgtgtgtgagaatgtgtcGGCCATTTCACTGCAAGTTTCAGACGGTTTGATTTTCCAGATAATTTACTGTCGTGACATCATTTAACCTTTACTGATCCAGGAACTGATCCAGGAACTGATCCTCTTTAGACTTCCCCTTTAATGCTACTGATATAATTGCTGCTGGTCTGACAAGCACAGTACAACTGTAGACCTATGTGACAAAGTGTTATGAGTTTGACTCCTGTACTCTGAGTTTACAGTATGTGTTCACTGTAAGAAGTGCCTGACTACGGTATGACTTTAAAAGGAGGGTTAGTATAAAGCATAGCTTCTCTGTGTGTTTGGTCCTGATTCGTCCTTCTCTTTGACAAGAGctttaaacagagagacagagaggaatgtgTGTTTGACTGGGTGGGCTATGGAGCTAAacattaactctctctctccttcatctacacctctctctatctctctcccgttACTCCCCCTAtctccatcttccccctctctccttatccGTCCTCCTAcctccccttcctccatccccctctccccaactctctcccCCCctaactcctcccctctctccttcatctacacctctctctatctctctcccgttACTCCCCCTAtctccatcttccccctctctccttatccGTCCTCctacctccccttcctccccttcctccacccccctaacctctcccctctctcccccaccatcctcttctccccatctctctctctcccctccttctccacccTATCTCCCCCCTCCAGGCCAGGAGTGTTTCAACTCTCGCTCCCTGGCCCTCCAGGCACAGAAGAAGATCCTATCCAAGATGGCGACCGTGGCAGTGGCCAACCTCCTGACGGACGACGTCAGCAGTGAGATCCTGGACGAGCTGTACAAGGTCAGCCGGGAGTTCACCAAGAGTAAGAAGGAGGCCCACAAGATCGTCAAAGACGTCATCAAGATCGCCCTGAAGATCGGTATCCTGTACCGCAACCACCAGTTCAGCCCAGACGAACTGGACACGGTCGAACGCTTCAAGAAGAAGATGAACCAGGCAGCCATGACGGCGGTCAGCTTCTACGAGGTGGACTACACGTTCGACCACCGCATTCTGTCAGAGTTGCTGCTGGAATGCCGGGATCTTCTGCATGCGCTGGTGGAGCAGCACCTGACCCTGCGGTCGCACACTCGCATCG is a window encoding:
- the tnfaip8l3 gene encoding tumor necrosis factor alpha-induced protein 8-like protein 3 isoform X1 is translated as MDSDSGEQSEGDLSPGQECFNSRSLALQAQKKILSKMATVAVANLLTDDVSSEILDELYKVSREFTKSKKEAHKIVKDVIKIALKIGILYRNHQFSPDELDTVERFKKKMNQAAMTAVSFYEVDYTFDHRILSELLLECRDLLHALVEQHLTLRSHTRIDHVFNHFAHGEFLAELYGDGEDYRLYLRKICNGINKLLDEGTL
- the tnfaip8l3 gene encoding tumor necrosis factor alpha-induced protein 8-like protein 3 isoform X2, encoding MATVAVANLLTDDVSSEILDELYKVSREFTKSKKEAHKIVKDVIKIALKIGILYRNHQFSPDELDTVERFKKKMNQAAMTAVSFYEVDYTFDHRILSELLLECRDLLHALVEQHLTLRSHTRIDHVFNHFAHGEFLAELYGDGEDYRLYLRKICNGINKLLDEGTL